One window of the Agrobacterium larrymoorei genome contains the following:
- a CDS encoding DMT family transporter, protein MPSQSTGLLYALGAFSIFAVQDGISKHLGQYYPPVFIVMLRYWAFAVFAIVLAARSHDGLKATMRSKRLLLQISRGVLLAAQIVLSIFSFRLVGLAHTHSIFACIPLIVAALSVPMLGEKVGWRRWCAILVGFIGVLIIINPGETGFDLTFLLTFVAAFMLALYGVMTRLASRTDTAMTSFFYTGVAGAAALTLIGPFYWVNMVPHDWLWMLALCITGMSGHYLLIRAFELADAASVQPFSYYQLVLVSIVGVTIYGEVLTAHMVIGAAIVIAAGLFTIWREQLTARRRRLQGL, encoded by the coding sequence ATGCCCAGCCAATCCACCGGACTTCTCTACGCCCTTGGGGCGTTTTCCATATTTGCCGTACAGGATGGCATTTCCAAACATCTCGGCCAGTACTACCCGCCCGTCTTCATCGTGATGCTGCGCTACTGGGCCTTTGCCGTCTTTGCGATTGTCCTCGCCGCACGCTCTCACGACGGGCTGAAGGCAACGATGCGCTCCAAGCGGCTCTTGCTGCAGATCAGCCGCGGCGTGCTGCTTGCGGCTCAGATTGTTCTCTCAATTTTCTCGTTCAGGCTGGTGGGTCTCGCCCACACACATTCCATCTTCGCCTGCATCCCATTGATCGTCGCAGCACTCTCCGTTCCAATGCTTGGGGAGAAGGTCGGCTGGCGCAGATGGTGCGCCATCCTCGTCGGCTTCATCGGCGTGCTGATCATCATCAACCCAGGTGAAACGGGCTTCGATCTGACATTCCTGTTGACCTTTGTCGCAGCCTTCATGCTGGCGCTCTATGGCGTGATGACAAGGCTGGCCAGCCGCACCGATACCGCCATGACCAGCTTCTTTTATACCGGTGTTGCCGGTGCAGCCGCGCTGACACTGATCGGCCCGTTCTACTGGGTCAACATGGTGCCACATGACTGGCTGTGGATGCTGGCGCTCTGCATCACCGGCATGAGCGGCCATTACCTGTTGATCCGCGCTTTCGAGCTGGCGGATGCGGCCTCTGTCCAGCCCTTTTCCTACTATCAGCTGGTGCTGGTCTCCATCGTCGGCGTCACGATCTATGGTGAAGTGCTCACCGCCCATATGGTGATTGGCGCGGCTATCGTCATCGCAGCAGGTCTCTTCACCATCTGGCGCGAGCAACTCACCGCCAGAAGACGCCGACTTCAAGGATTATGA
- a CDS encoding ornithine cyclodeaminase: MTAIAKLNVVPFVSVDHMMKLVLKVGIDTFLRELADVIEEDFLRWESFDKTPRVASHSQEGVIELMPTSDGTLYGFKYVNGHPKNTRDGRQTVTAFGVLSDVGNGYPMLLSEMTILTALRTAATSAVAAKHVARADARSMAIIGNGAQSEFQARAFKAILGVDQLRLYDIDPLASRKCEANLRGLGFSITICDSAEQAVEGADIITTVTADKQYATILTDNMVGPGVHINAVGGDCPGKTELHRDILLRSDIFVEYPPQTRIEGEIQQLDADHPVIELWQVMAGKTVGRKSERQITLFDSVGFAIEDFSALRYVRSKLMETGLFEELDLLADPDEPRDLYGMLLRCEAAMSAADTESRIALS; this comes from the coding sequence ATGACAGCGATTGCAAAACTGAACGTCGTTCCCTTCGTCAGCGTCGATCATATGATGAAGCTGGTGCTGAAGGTTGGCATCGACACATTCTTGCGTGAACTTGCGGACGTGATCGAAGAGGATTTTCTGCGCTGGGAGAGCTTCGACAAGACACCGCGCGTCGCCTCCCATTCGCAGGAAGGGGTGATAGAGTTGATGCCGACAAGTGACGGCACGCTTTACGGCTTCAAATATGTCAACGGGCATCCGAAGAACACCCGCGATGGCCGGCAGACGGTGACGGCTTTCGGCGTTCTGTCCGATGTCGGCAACGGCTATCCGATGCTGCTGTCCGAAATGACGATCCTGACGGCGCTCAGGACCGCTGCCACCTCTGCCGTTGCCGCGAAGCATGTGGCGAGGGCCGATGCACGTTCCATGGCAATCATCGGCAACGGGGCGCAGAGCGAGTTCCAGGCGCGGGCATTCAAGGCGATCCTCGGTGTCGATCAGTTGCGGCTTTACGATATCGATCCGCTGGCTAGCCGCAAATGCGAGGCAAACTTACGCGGGCTCGGCTTTTCCATCACCATCTGCGACAGCGCTGAACAGGCGGTCGAGGGTGCCGATATCATCACCACCGTCACCGCAGACAAGCAATATGCCACGATCCTGACCGACAACATGGTCGGCCCCGGCGTTCACATCAACGCCGTCGGCGGTGATTGCCCCGGCAAGACCGAACTGCATCGCGACATCCTGCTGCGCTCGGATATTTTCGTCGAATACCCGCCGCAGACGCGGATCGAAGGGGAGATCCAGCAGTTGGATGCAGACCATCCGGTCATCGAGTTGTGGCAGGTCATGGCCGGCAAGACGGTGGGTCGCAAGAGCGAGCGGCAGATCACGCTGTTCGACAGTGTGGGCTTCGCCATCGAGGATTTTTCGGCGCTGCGCTACGTGCGCTCCAAGCTGATGGAGACCGGCCTGTTCGAAGAACTCGATCTTCTTGCCGATCCGGATGAGCCACGCGATCTTTATGGCATGCTGCTTCGATGCGAGGCGGCGATGTCTGCTGCCGACACTGAGAGTCGGATCGCGCTGTCATAA
- the rocF gene encoding arginase, which translates to MDCKLIGVPLQIGAGQLGCEMGPSALRVAGLKGALEELGHHVSDLGNVSPAPFRDLQHPNAAVHHLPETVAWTETLIETAYLESADAMPIFLGGDHALSAGTVAGLSRRAAEQGRSLFVLWLDAHTDFHTLETTKSGNLHGTPVAYYTGRSGFAGYFPPLAHPVDPNNVCMIGIRSVDPAERAALSGSGITVHDMRMIDEHGVAVLLREFLARVEAANGLLHVSFDVDFLDPSIAPAVGTTVPGGATFREAHLVMEMLHDSGLVSSLDLVELNPFLDERGRTATLMVDLTASLMGKRVLDRPTRAG; encoded by the coding sequence ATGGACTGCAAGTTGATCGGTGTTCCGTTGCAGATCGGGGCAGGGCAGCTCGGATGCGAGATGGGGCCCAGCGCTCTCAGGGTCGCAGGGCTGAAGGGGGCGCTTGAAGAGTTGGGGCATCATGTCAGCGATCTCGGCAATGTGTCGCCCGCGCCTTTTCGCGATCTCCAGCATCCGAACGCGGCGGTGCATCACCTTCCCGAAACGGTCGCCTGGACCGAGACCTTGATCGAGACAGCCTATCTCGAAAGCGCGGATGCCATGCCGATCTTCCTTGGCGGGGACCACGCGCTGTCCGCGGGCACCGTTGCCGGGCTGTCGCGCCGGGCTGCCGAGCAGGGACGATCGCTTTTCGTGCTTTGGCTGGATGCCCACACGGATTTTCACACGCTTGAGACGACGAAGAGCGGCAATTTGCATGGAACGCCGGTCGCCTATTACACGGGGAGAAGTGGCTTTGCGGGTTACTTCCCGCCGCTTGCGCATCCTGTCGATCCGAACAATGTCTGCATGATCGGTATTCGCAGCGTCGATCCGGCGGAGCGTGCGGCGCTTAGCGGTTCCGGTATCACCGTGCATGATATGCGCATGATCGATGAGCATGGCGTGGCCGTCCTGTTGCGGGAGTTCCTGGCAAGGGTGGAGGCGGCCAACGGGCTGCTGCATGTCAGCTTCGATGTCGATTTTCTCGATCCGTCGATTGCACCGGCTGTCGGTACCACCGTGCCAGGCGGCGCCACCTTCCGTGAGGCGCATCTGGTGATGGAGATGCTGCATGACAGCGGTCTCGTCAGTAGCCTCGATCTGGTGGAGCTGAACCCGTTCCTCGATGAACGTGGACGCACTGCGACGCTGATGGTGGATCTGACTGCAAGCCTGATGGGCAAGCGCGTTCTCGACCGCCCAACGCGCGCAGGCTGA
- a CDS encoding Lrp/AsnC family transcriptional regulator — protein MDHLDEKLITLLRHNGRRSISDLAIETGASRATIRSRMEKLEQNGTIIGYTVILRADAVENAIRGIMMIEIEGHVTDRVIRALGGISEVSEIHSTNGRWDLIVELSAATLTEFDAVLRRIRLVPGITGSETSLILSTQRSTKARL, from the coding sequence ATGGATCATCTTGACGAAAAGCTCATCACCCTTCTGCGCCACAATGGCCGAAGAAGCATATCGGACCTTGCGATCGAAACCGGCGCCTCCCGCGCCACGATACGATCGCGCATGGAGAAGCTGGAGCAAAACGGCACGATCATCGGCTACACCGTCATCCTGCGCGCCGACGCGGTCGAGAACGCAATACGCGGCATCATGATGATCGAGATCGAAGGCCACGTCACCGACCGCGTCATCCGCGCCCTCGGCGGCATTTCGGAGGTCTCCGAAATCCACTCGACCAACGGCCGCTGGGACCTGATCGTCGAACTGAGCGCCGCAACGCTGACCGAATTCGACGCGGTACTGCGCCGCATCCGCCTCGTCCCCGGCATCACCGGCAGCGAAACCAGCCTGATCCTCTCGACACAGAGATCCACCAAAGCAAGGCTTTGA